The Mucilaginibacter rubeus genomic interval TCGCTTCTAAGCATATTGATCTGCCGCTTATGGCGTTGTTTGTACGCCGTGTAGCAGTACGACTGTTGCTGGCTTCGGAAGAGCACAGTGAACTCTTTAAAATCTACACCCCTGCCGAACGGTACCATTTTATCGAAAAGAATAACCCGCGATTGCTTCAACGCATTTCGCTCTCGCAACTGGCATCCTATATCGGTGTCACCCGCGAAACTTTAAGTCGCATTCGTTCCAAAAACTGATTTGTCGATTGTGATTATTGTCACAGGTGTACGTGCATCATAATCCTCAATTTTGCCATCAAAATTTTGAATATGATCTGGTATCAGTATATAGCTTGTTTCTTCGCGGGAGCATTCCTCGCTAATGTTGTTCCGCATTTTGTTAGCGGTATTTCCGGGAATAGATTTCCTACACCTTTTGCCAAGCCTCCTGGCAAAGGACTTTCATCAGCTACCGTAAATGTAACCTGGGCATTGTTTAACCTTATTATCGGTTTCCTGTTGTTCACAACGGGTCACGTGAGCGTTGATAATGTGACTTCGTTAGTCGTGTTTTTCCTGGGGATTGCCGTGCTTAGTTTGTGGTTGAGTGCCCACTTTCAGCATAAGGATAAAGAATAAAGCGGCCGATATAAGTAGGCCTTAAATTTGATAAACTATAAGAACATAAAATGGAACAAAATACAATAAATACAGCCCTGCTGGTTATGGACATGCAGGTAGGTATTATAGGTGCAATACCCGATGCTCAATCACTTATTGCCAATCTGAAAAAAACCATAGCTACAGCCCGTAGCAAAAACATCCCGGTAATTTATGTAGTGGTTGGTTTCAGGCCGGGCGCACCCGAGGTAAGCAGCCGCAACAAGGGCTTCTCGGCAGCTAAACAACGCTTTGCCGGGGCCGATATGAACCAGTTTATGCAGGTGATCCCGGAGCTGGCCCCGGCCGATGGTGAACTGATCGTTATCAAACGACGCGTAAGCGCCTTTGCAGGCAGCGACCTGGAAGTGGTATTGAGAAGTTTTAACATTAACCATCTCGTATTAACAGGTATTGCCACCAGCGGTGTGGTGCTATCAACCGTTCGTGAAGCATCTGATAAGGATTACGAACTTACCATAGTTACAGATTGCTGCGCGGATACTGATAATGAAGTACATGAGTTGTTAATCACTAAGATATTCCCTCGTCAGGCAGAGGTGGTTACCGTAGGTAACTGGGCGAAATAAGATGCACTCATTGTGATGAGATCAATAAAAAAGCGATTGAGTTTTGGCTCAATCGCTTTTTTATATCAAAAACTCCCCCTTTAGGGGGCCGGGGGGCTTATTTCTTACCCCAGCCGTCTTTAAGCGTAACGGTGCGGTTAAATACCAATTTATCCTGAGTTGAGTTTTTATCTAAAGTAAAATAGCCTTTACGCATAAACTGAACCGGTTTGCCTAACTCGGCATTAACCAGGTCTGGTTCAATATACACGGTTGATAGTACATGCAGGCTGTTAGGGTTTATGTAGTCCTTGAAGTCGCCATCCTCGTTTGATGGGTCCTCAACCTGGAATAAACGATCGTATAACCTCACCTCTGCAGTTTTAGCGTGTTCAACACTTACCCAGTGGATGGTGCCTTTTACGTTGATGCCGCTGGTATCATTGCCTGATTTTGACTCGGGCAGGTAGCTGCAATGAATTTCGGTGATATTGCCATCTGCATCTTTAACAATGCTTTCGCCTTTGATGATATAGGCGTTTTTAAGGCGTACCATCAAACCAATGCCTAAACGGAAGAATTTTTTAGGCGCTACTTCCATAAAGTCCTCGCGCTCTATCCATAGCTCACGACCGAATGGTATATCCCTGCCACCATCACCACCTTCAACTTCCGGGTTGTTTTCGCCATGCATAACTTCGGTTTCGCCCTCAGGGTAGTTATCCAGGATCAGTTTAACCGGGTCAAGCACAGCCATACGACGCCATGCCGTTTTGTTCAGATCTTCACGGATACAGAACTCCAGCAAACCAACGTCGATCATGTTTTCGCGTTTAGCTACACCGATACGCTCACAAAACTCGCGGATAGAAGCCGGCGTATAACCACGACGGCGTAAACCACTGATAGTAGGCATGCGCGGATCGTCCCAGCCATCAACGAAGTTTTCGTTAACCAGTTGCAGCAGCTTGCGCTTGCTCATCACCGTATAGTTAAGGTTTAAGCGGGCAAACTCGTATTGTTTTGACGGGAAGATATGCAGTTGTTCAATAAACCAATCGTATAGCGGACGGTGAGGTACAAACTCCAGCGTACAGATAGAGTGTGTGATCTCCTCAATAGCATCCGACTGTCCGTGCGCGAAATCATACATTGGGTAAATGCACCATTTATCGCCTGTACGGTGGTGATGGGCGTGTTTAATGCGGTACATCAATGGGT includes:
- a CDS encoding glutamine--tRNA ligase/YqeY domain fusion protein — its product is MSEERSLNFIEEIVEEDLAAGKNDNRVLTRFPPEPNGYLHIGHAKSICLNFGLAKKYNGLTNLRFDDTNPVKEDVEYVDSIKEDVKWLGFDWANELYASDYFDQLYNFAVGLIKNNLAYVDDSTAEEIAAQKGTPTEPGTPNQYRSRSVEENLQLFADMKDGKYPDGAKVLRAKLDLAAPNMHLRDPLMYRIKHAHHHRTGDKWCIYPMYDFAHGQSDAIEEITHSICTLEFVPHRPLYDWFIEQLHIFPSKQYEFARLNLNYTVMSKRKLLQLVNENFVDGWDDPRMPTISGLRRRGYTPASIREFCERIGVAKRENMIDVGLLEFCIREDLNKTAWRRMAVLDPVKLILDNYPEGETEVMHGENNPEVEGGDGGRDIPFGRELWIEREDFMEVAPKKFFRLGIGLMVRLKNAYIIKGESIVKDADGNITEIHCSYLPESKSGNDTSGINVKGTIHWVSVEHAKTAEVRLYDRLFQVEDPSNEDGDFKDYINPNSLHVLSTVYIEPDLVNAELGKPVQFMRKGYFTLDKNSTQDKLVFNRTVTLKDGWGKK
- a CDS encoding cysteine hydrolase family protein; this translates as MEQNTINTALLVMDMQVGIIGAIPDAQSLIANLKKTIATARSKNIPVIYVVVGFRPGAPEVSSRNKGFSAAKQRFAGADMNQFMQVIPELAPADGELIVIKRRVSAFAGSDLEVVLRSFNINHLVLTGIATSGVVLSTVREASDKDYELTIVTDCCADTDNEVHELLITKIFPRQAEVVTVGNWAK